Proteins from a genomic interval of Benincasa hispida cultivar B227 chromosome 7, ASM972705v1, whole genome shotgun sequence:
- the LOC120081069 gene encoding uncharacterized protein LOC120081069 produces the protein MTFVSITFMEILSHLKGLPNLNENCPPTPIRNVSQATKDTYDQWIKANGKTCIYILVSLSKVLCKKHDVMETMKEIMESLQEMFEQPFYQLHHDALKYIYNCHMKEGTSFWEHVLDMMVQFYVAEAYGVVIDELS, from the exons ATGACGTTTGTCAGCATAACTTTTATGGAAATTTTGAGCCATCTAAAGGGTCTCCCTAATCTTAATG AGAACTGTCCTCCGACCCCTATTCGTAATGTATCTCAGGCTACGAAGGATACTTATGACCAGTGGATAAAGGCCAACGGAAAGACTTGCATCTACATCTTGGTGAGCTTATCTAAAGTTCTGTGCAAGAAGCATGATGTCATGGAAACTATGAaggagattatggaatctctccaGGAGATGTTTGAACAACCATTCTATCAGCTCCACCATGATGCCCTCAAATACATTTACAACTGTCACATGAAAGAGGGCACATCTTTTTgggaacatgtcctagacatgatggtccaattTTATGTAGCAGAGGCATATGGAGTGGTCATAGATGAACTCAGTTAG
- the LOC120081067 gene encoding uncharacterized mitochondrial protein AtMg00860-like produces the protein MAVLREKELYANQKKFQFARERVEYLGHIISQQGVEIDPKKVRAMLEWPVPKKMKEVQGFLGLSGYYRRFVQNYGCVAATLTQILKGGTFRWTEDAQLAFEKLKTTMMMLPVLALPDFNRPFKVETDASGYGIGVVLVQQKRSITFYSHTLSLQDHTKLVYERELLVVVMVMQ, from the coding sequence ATGGCAGTCTTAAGGGAGAAAGAGCTCTACGCTAATCAAAAGAAGTTTCAATTTGCAAGAGAGAGAGTGGAGTATTTGGGGCATATTATTTCTCAACAAGGTGTTGAGATTGATCCGAAGAAGGTACGGGCAATGTTGGAATGGCCAGTACCTAAGAAAATGAAGGAGGTGCAGGGATTCTTGGGCTTGTCTGGCTACTACCGAAGGTTTGTGCAGAATTATGGTTGTGTAGCAGCGACTTTGACACAAATATTGAAGGGCGGAACGTTTCGATGGACTGAGGATGCCCAGTTGGCTTTTGAGAAGCTCAAAACAACCATGATGATGTTACCAGTGTTGGCACTTCCTGATTTTAATAGACCGTTTAAGGTGGAGACTGATGCATCCGGATATGGCATAGGCGTGGTGTTGGTGCAACAGAAGCGGTCGATCACTTTCTACAGTCACACTTTGTCATTGCAAGATCACACGAAGCTGGTGTATGAGAGGGAATTGTTGGTAGTTGTAATGGTCATGCAGTAG